One region of Vallitalea okinawensis genomic DNA includes:
- a CDS encoding GyrI-like domain-containing protein, with protein MDDHIVIKDIDPIRVATMRYKGQFTEAGKHFPQVFKGIKGKSNGAPFFCYHSVDVKTGVADMELCVPTMETPNHGGITVKELPRVRALSITHIGPYDTLPMTYEIIQNYIQENTLVTEIPWREVFIKGPGMLLKGNPNKYITEILFPLKEG; from the coding sequence ATGGATGATCATATTGTAATAAAGGATATCGACCCAATTAGGGTAGCCACGATGAGGTATAAAGGTCAATTTACTGAAGCGGGTAAACATTTTCCACAAGTCTTTAAAGGTATAAAAGGCAAATCTAATGGAGCTCCCTTCTTTTGCTACCATAGTGTTGATGTAAAAACAGGTGTAGCTGACATGGAATTGTGTGTTCCTACAATGGAAACACCAAACCATGGTGGTATAACAGTTAAGGAATTACCACGGGTAAGAGCACTGTCTATAACACATATAGGACCATATGATACCCTACCAATGACTTATGAAATCATTCAGAACTACATTCAAGAGAATACTCTTGTCACAGAAATACCTTGGCGAGAAGTCTTTATAAAGGGACCTGGAATGCTATTAAAAGGTAATCCTAATAAGTATATTACGGAGATCCTGTTTCCATTGAAAGAAGGTTAA
- a CDS encoding AzlD domain-containing protein has product MSSKIWIIIGMMVVTFLPRLLPFYVISKIKLSPRWRLFLTYIPYTSLGALIIPGVLQATPTLPIAGVLGLCFVCLYGWFKDGVIIPVVGSVIVAFIFMLGQA; this is encoded by the coding sequence GTGAGCAGTAAAATATGGATCATTATTGGCATGATGGTAGTGACTTTTTTACCAAGGCTGTTGCCTTTTTATGTAATCTCTAAAATAAAATTGAGCCCAAGGTGGCGCTTATTCCTTACATACATTCCTTATACTTCCCTTGGAGCATTAATCATTCCAGGAGTATTACAAGCCACGCCTACTCTACCAATAGCTGGGGTTTTAGGACTATGTTTTGTATGCCTATATGGGTGGTTCAAAGATGGGGTTATTATACCCGTAGTTGGATCAGTGATTGTTGCGTTTATATTTATGTTGGGTCAGGCCTGA
- a CDS encoding AEC family transporter translates to MEQVNIIIEQIGMLVLLTLIGMYAKKKKILPENASQTISKIIVNITLPILTVLSLTKYKFPSSIWTDGLAIIGFAIAIHLLAYSTGVLALTRLQLTAKKRNVFLAQLIIGNTVFLAFPLMQSLFGDTGLVYALIYYLVSSTFIWTLGVYLFNKHHISNKREIFKSLLNPCTIAFAIGILAIVLDIDSLMSSNPEVKGIYDYIYLTFSPVGDMTVALSMIFIGLTMANIDFKQLTKILKDKSIWILVGIKLLIIPFIMMGFLVLLPLEISLIAITVILLESAMPSSTITVAIASEYGADYQYALEIAVVTTVAAIISIPVIILIFNQVILA, encoded by the coding sequence ATGGAACAAGTCAATATTATCATAGAACAGATTGGCATGTTAGTTCTATTGACTTTGATTGGTATGTATGCAAAGAAAAAAAAGATATTACCTGAAAACGCAAGCCAGACGATTTCCAAAATAATAGTGAATATAACCCTTCCTATTCTAACAGTTCTATCACTAACTAAATATAAGTTTCCTAGTTCCATATGGACAGATGGGTTAGCCATTATTGGATTTGCAATTGCAATCCATCTATTAGCTTATAGTACTGGGGTCTTAGCTTTGACCAGACTTCAACTGACAGCTAAGAAAAGAAATGTATTCCTAGCGCAGCTGATTATAGGCAATACAGTTTTTTTAGCCTTTCCATTAATGCAATCACTCTTTGGTGATACAGGATTGGTTTATGCTTTAATTTATTATTTAGTAAGCTCTACCTTCATATGGACATTGGGAGTCTATCTATTTAATAAACATCATATATCCAATAAGAGAGAGATTTTTAAGTCTTTACTCAATCCTTGTACAATTGCCTTTGCCATAGGTATTTTAGCCATAGTATTGGATATTGATTCACTGATGAGTAGTAATCCTGAGGTTAAGGGTATTTATGATTACATATATCTAACTTTTTCACCGGTAGGTGATATGACGGTAGCCTTATCCATGATCTTTATTGGATTAACCATGGCTAATATTGATTTCAAACAGTTAACTAAAATACTAAAAGATAAATCTATTTGGATATTAGTAGGGATAAAACTATTAATTATTCCCTTTATTATGATGGGATTTCTTGTACTTCTTCCTTTGGAGATATCACTTATAGCTATAACAGTTATTCTCTTAGAATCAGCCATGCCATCAAGTACCATAACAGTAGCAATTGCTTCTGAATACGGAGCTGATTATCAGTATGCTTTGGAAATAGCTGTAGTTACAACAGTAGCAGCCATTATCAGTATACCTGTCATCATCCTTATTTTTAATCAGGTGATACTGGCTTAG
- a CDS encoding ABC transporter ATP-binding protein, whose product MLAIEIDKLVKQYRNGVRALDALSLNVRSGEIFTLLGPNGAGKSTLINILTTYFKPTSGNVRMLGKDLFKDPSWARHQIACVAQRTSIDEHLSLMGNMMFQSRLYKVDSQVVKKRIKTLIDNFELSEYLKYPIASYSGGVKRRLDIAMNMVSSPKILFLDEPTIGMDVLSRKAMWKLLRKIRNDYGTTIFLTTHYLEEADQLSDNICIMKDGKIIIQGTSESLRSYTQQAMIRIEFSSVEEVNQCKDLLNSTGITEFTKPQNQSLYLGVKNISESFTTINKWLLDHHVEFNGIEVHKPSLEDAFEREVG is encoded by the coding sequence ATGCTGGCAATTGAAATTGACAAATTAGTGAAGCAATATAGAAATGGTGTAAGAGCATTAGATGCATTGAGTCTTAATGTTAGGAGTGGAGAAATATTTACTTTGTTGGGACCCAATGGTGCAGGTAAATCTACTCTGATTAATATTTTGACGACTTATTTCAAACCTACCTCTGGGAATGTCAGGATGCTTGGAAAGGATTTATTCAAAGACCCATCATGGGCTCGTCATCAAATTGCTTGTGTTGCTCAGCGTACATCAATCGATGAGCACTTGTCGCTTATGGGAAATATGATGTTTCAGAGCAGACTTTATAAAGTTGATTCTCAGGTTGTCAAAAAAAGAATTAAGACTTTAATTGATAACTTTGAGCTTTCAGAATATCTAAAATACCCAATTGCATCCTATTCAGGTGGTGTCAAGAGGCGGTTGGATATAGCTATGAATATGGTTTCCTCACCTAAGATTTTATTTTTAGATGAACCTACAATAGGGATGGATGTCCTATCTAGGAAAGCTATGTGGAAATTGCTAAGGAAGATTCGAAATGATTACGGAACAACCATCTTTCTAACAACCCACTATCTTGAGGAAGCGGATCAACTGAGTGATAACATATGCATTATGAAAGACGGAAAGATTATAATTCAAGGAACATCTGAAAGCCTACGCAGTTATACCCAACAAGCAATGATTCGGATTGAGTTTTCAAGTGTTGAGGAGGTCAACCAATGCAAGGATCTGCTTAATAGCACAGGGATAACAGAGTTTACAAAACCTCAAAATCAATCCCTTTACTTAGGTGTAAAAAATATCAGTGAATCCTTTACAACGATAAATAAGTGGCTACTAGACCATCATGTAGAGTTTAATGGAATTGAAGTCCATAAGCCCAGTTTGGAAGATGCTTTTGAAAGAGAGGTGGGATAG
- a CDS encoding TRAP transporter substrate-binding protein translates to MNKLFLVLCWLTIISTFSLGGCVSEKESEIDQVKEPIEVIEMKLGHYAAKDHPGNIAAQKFAEAVESRTNGSIKVTVFPDNQLGSPPEMLEQNIVGAIDMSLPTQGALDKYSKKFSTVMIPFAFKDYEHAYKVLDGPFKEWVEGDLEKQGLIFLSNWEYGFRNITNNLRPINRPEDVEGMRLRTPPEIQLQSAMEALGANVTKIAFPETYMSLKQGVVDGQENPVAVIYHNNLYEVQPYLALTQHVYNSMVHIISKEVWDQLTKEQQTIIREESIKAGNWMREEMQKQEAEIIIKLEEEGMEITYPDRELFKAKMQYANDVISVYAGKENVETFLEMVEETN, encoded by the coding sequence TTGAACAAATTATTCTTAGTATTATGCTGGTTGACAATTATAAGTACCTTTAGTCTGGGAGGATGTGTATCCGAAAAGGAATCTGAAATAGATCAGGTAAAAGAGCCTATAGAAGTTATAGAGATGAAATTAGGTCATTATGCTGCTAAGGACCATCCTGGTAATATTGCTGCTCAGAAGTTTGCAGAAGCTGTTGAATCAAGAACCAATGGTAGCATCAAAGTGACTGTATTTCCTGACAACCAATTAGGTTCACCACCAGAAATGCTGGAACAAAATATTGTAGGAGCTATTGACATGAGCTTACCAACACAAGGGGCTCTAGATAAATATTCAAAAAAGTTCTCTACAGTCATGATTCCCTTTGCTTTCAAAGATTATGAACATGCTTATAAGGTGCTAGATGGACCATTTAAGGAATGGGTTGAAGGTGATCTAGAGAAGCAAGGTCTTATTTTCTTGTCTAATTGGGAGTACGGTTTTAGAAATATTACTAACAATCTAAGACCCATTAATAGGCCTGAGGATGTTGAAGGTATGAGACTTCGAACACCACCAGAAATTCAACTGCAATCAGCTATGGAAGCTCTAGGTGCTAATGTAACTAAGATCGCTTTCCCAGAAACTTATATGTCCCTTAAACAAGGAGTCGTTGATGGACAAGAAAATCCCGTAGCAGTTATATATCATAATAATTTATACGAAGTCCAACCATATTTAGCCCTGACTCAACACGTTTATAATTCCATGGTTCATATTATTAGTAAGGAAGTTTGGGACCAATTAACAAAAGAACAACAGACTATCATTAGAGAAGAGAGTATAAAAGCAGGCAATTGGATGCGAGAAGAAATGCAAAAACAAGAAGCAGAAATTATTATAAAATTGGAAGAAGAAGGTATGGAAATTACCTATCCAGACAGAGAGTTATTTAAAGCAAAAATGCAATATGCGAATGATGTTATTTCTGTTTACGCTGGTAAAGAAAATGTAGAGACCTTTCTAGAGATGGTGGAAGAAACCAACTAG
- the kduI gene encoding 5-dehydro-4-deoxy-D-glucuronate isomerase, with the protein MIIREPSNSKDAKHYTTDRLREEFLISGLFTKDTVKRVYSHIDRIITMGFCPADKEISIHDDIDTMKNLGTTYFLERRELGMINIGGKGTVTVDGTEYELNPRDGLYIGMGAKDIVFGSDDSGNPAKFYALSAPAHRTYPNVHIDMTKAKQVLIGDRKYSNKRTIFQYIHPEVMQSCQLSMGLTKLEEGNVWNTMPCHTHERRMEVYMYCDLSEESAVFHYMGEPSETRHIVVRNEEAVISPSWSIHSGCGTQAYTFIWGMVGENQTFDDMDHVDMKTMR; encoded by the coding sequence ATGATTATTAGAGAACCATCAAATTCAAAAGATGCAAAGCATTATACAACGGATCGATTAAGAGAAGAGTTTTTGATTAGCGGTTTATTTACGAAAGATACTGTCAAGAGAGTATATAGTCATATTGATCGCATTATAACCATGGGTTTCTGTCCGGCAGATAAAGAGATTTCCATCCATGATGACATAGATACCATGAAAAATCTAGGAACAACTTATTTCTTAGAGCGAAGAGAGTTAGGTATGATCAACATCGGTGGTAAGGGAACTGTTACAGTAGATGGGACAGAGTATGAGTTGAATCCAAGAGATGGTTTATACATTGGAATGGGTGCAAAAGATATCGTCTTTGGTAGTGATGACAGTGGTAATCCAGCTAAATTCTATGCTCTAAGTGCTCCAGCTCATAGGACCTATCCAAATGTTCATATTGATATGACGAAGGCGAAGCAAGTACTTATTGGTGATAGGAAATATTCGAATAAGCGAACTATTTTTCAATACATTCATCCAGAAGTAATGCAGAGTTGCCAATTATCCATGGGATTAACCAAGTTAGAAGAAGGTAATGTATGGAATACCATGCCTTGTCACACTCATGAAAGAAGAATGGAAGTTTATATGTACTGTGATTTATCAGAAGAAAGTGCTGTATTCCATTACATGGGTGAACCATCAGAGACAAGACATATTGTTGTTCGCAATGAAGAAGCGGTTATTTCTCCTAGCTGGTCCATTCATTCAGGATGTGGTACCCAGGCTTATACATTTATCTGGGGAATGGTTGGTGAGAATCAGACTTTTGACGATATGGATCATGTGGATATGAAGACCATGAGATAG
- a CDS encoding AraC family transcriptional regulator produces MEWLKRLSQAIDYIEINLEGDISYDEAAKIACCSTYYFQRMFTYVAGIPLSEYIRRRRMTKAAFDLQISDAKVIDIGSKYGYDVPSSFNRAFQKVHGVAPTQARVDGTSLNAYPPISFKITVTGGERMKYRLEKREAFRIVGVRTGLQEGMEENFKIVPGFWDSILKSSRFSQIGQLSNQEPQGILGVTVYQNSEEIYYYIGSATDQAVQDDMVEFEVPAATWVIFECDGHFQESIQTIYRRFLTEWLPFSGYEYAQLPDIEVYPFSDEKPDGGYSEVWIGVKKSDNT; encoded by the coding sequence ATGGAGTGGTTAAAACGATTGAGTCAAGCAATTGACTATATTGAAATTAACTTAGAAGGTGATATCTCTTATGATGAAGCTGCAAAAATAGCCTGCTGCTCAACCTACTATTTTCAACGGATGTTTACTTATGTAGCAGGGATTCCTCTCTCTGAATATATTCGTCGTAGGAGGATGACAAAAGCAGCTTTTGACTTGCAGATAAGTGATGCTAAGGTGATAGATATTGGCTCAAAGTATGGTTATGATGTGCCATCATCATTTAATCGTGCATTTCAAAAAGTCCATGGCGTGGCTCCAACGCAAGCACGTGTAGATGGGACTTCATTAAATGCTTATCCACCCATTAGTTTTAAGATAACCGTCACAGGAGGTGAGCGCATGAAGTATCGACTTGAAAAAAGAGAGGCTTTTAGGATTGTTGGCGTTAGAACTGGATTGCAAGAAGGAATGGAAGAAAACTTTAAAATTGTTCCTGGGTTTTGGGATTCAATATTAAAGAGCAGTAGGTTCTCTCAAATAGGTCAATTAAGTAATCAAGAGCCACAAGGCATTTTAGGGGTGACAGTATATCAAAATTCTGAGGAAATCTATTATTATATTGGTTCTGCTACTGATCAAGCTGTACAAGATGATATGGTTGAGTTTGAAGTACCAGCAGCTACATGGGTTATCTTTGAATGTGATGGTCATTTTCAAGAGTCGATTCAAACAATCTATAGGCGTTTTTTAACAGAATGGCTTCCTTTTTCGGGTTACGAATATGCTCAACTACCAGATATCGAAGTATATCCTTTCAGTGATGAAAAGCCAGATGGTGGATATTCTGAGGTGTGGATTGGGGTTAAGAAAAGTGATAACACATAA
- a CDS encoding SDR family NAD(P)-dependent oxidoreductase, which yields MKKILLTGASTGIGAEAARDLAKGNELFLVYNSSKEAAMKVADEVEALGGTAQIIQCDITTEENCQALIEAIKEKTDYLDVLINNAGGLVRRQAADALEWSLMEEVFTLNAFSLFKITSLAIPLLRKGTDPNIVNISSIVIRHGAAGATMYGAAKGAVDVFTRGLSKELAPEIRTNTVSPGVIDTPFHKKVSTPEQMDAWASGNPLKKNGEPKHIVSAIKLCIENDFLNGENIDVNGGAWIR from the coding sequence TTGAAGAAGATTTTATTAACAGGGGCTAGTACTGGTATTGGTGCAGAAGCAGCAAGAGATCTGGCTAAAGGAAATGAGTTGTTTTTGGTGTACAATTCATCCAAAGAAGCGGCAATGAAAGTAGCAGACGAGGTAGAAGCACTTGGTGGAACAGCACAAATCATTCAGTGTGATATTACTACAGAGGAAAATTGTCAGGCTTTGATAGAAGCTATAAAAGAAAAAACGGATTATTTGGATGTATTAATAAACAATGCTGGTGGATTAGTTAGACGACAAGCAGCTGATGCATTAGAGTGGTCATTAATGGAAGAGGTATTTACGTTGAATGCTTTTTCACTATTTAAGATTACATCATTAGCCATACCATTACTTAGAAAAGGTACAGATCCCAATATCGTCAACATTTCCTCCATTGTTATTCGCCATGGTGCTGCAGGTGCAACCATGTACGGTGCAGCAAAAGGAGCTGTTGATGTCTTTACAAGAGGGCTTTCTAAAGAATTAGCCCCTGAGATTAGAACAAATACTGTATCGCCAGGAGTCATTGATACCCCATTCCATAAGAAAGTATCCACTCCTGAGCAAATGGATGCTTGGGCTAGTGGTAACCCATTGAAGAAGAACGGTGAACCAAAGCATATAGTATCAGCAATTAAACTGTGTATAGAAAATGATTTCTTAAACGGGGAAAACATTGATGTTAATGGTGGTGCATGGATCAGGTAA
- a CDS encoding sensor histidine kinase has product MLYNLKMKLTVNRYIKAILVLSIAVLSIGLIILALDIVNRNISHYIGTTNNTITVNNSFSDGLYTIEDLTIQDDEIVLNIFNQEGKELSLLLDYLKYPHEIYIDGVLVSQNTVGGEATFNDDFAYKLFDFTDSVKLTLRGENLQLTTFYLAEKKHMDHYTEVRTINYCFIFLCFASMGLTSLIFYLSNRYSKYFLLLAFIGFMSAFKVIVLGELFFITEIFKVTSKNYQSINNITSLLNIFLPIFITMNIYDIKLGRRKRVAVYIFLAAISLAMLDLEIYVNWFGTVVLGTTCIGVIVQFYGIVMKKEFRHIILLNNVIYSSTSFYKDFMDTNQMPKGTVDFLFHITYIGAVIYLASFILIFFLRYMKQVKSLKEKEHEFERISLLRGISHDLKLPLSVIKSSNQIIEHYDMPFEQRKKYMKTGLEATKELEKMTENINSYLKIGATKSKDMTTSIHDSFERLKDHFDVYNQEKKYDFSVVMDEEDVLLPMDPVQFYRMVFNLVDNAFKYTREDGKIILGYRVKKDVTIFVKDNGLGMTEEKINKIFDPFYRIDTSRSNEGLGLGLSVVKGIVDSVNGEIQVESIIDTGTLFKIILPIK; this is encoded by the coding sequence ATGTTGTACAATTTAAAAATGAAATTGACTGTAAATAGATATATCAAAGCTATCTTAGTACTGAGTATAGCTGTTCTCAGTATTGGCTTAATCATTCTAGCCCTCGATATAGTCAACAGAAATATTAGTCACTACATAGGAACTACAAATAATACAATAACGGTGAATAACTCTTTTTCTGATGGTCTTTATACAATTGAAGACTTGACTATTCAAGATGATGAAATTGTCCTTAACATATTTAATCAAGAGGGAAAAGAACTATCTCTATTACTTGACTATCTTAAATATCCACATGAGATTTATATAGATGGTGTATTAGTCTCTCAAAATACTGTTGGAGGAGAAGCGACCTTTAACGATGATTTTGCTTATAAGCTATTTGATTTTACAGATAGTGTAAAACTCACTTTAAGAGGTGAAAATCTGCAGTTAACAACTTTTTACCTAGCAGAGAAAAAGCATATGGATCATTACACTGAAGTAAGAACCATCAACTACTGTTTTATTTTTTTATGCTTTGCTTCTATGGGATTAACGAGTCTAATATTCTATTTAAGTAACCGTTATTCCAAATACTTTTTATTACTTGCATTCATTGGCTTCATGTCTGCTTTTAAAGTGATTGTACTTGGGGAATTATTTTTTATTACTGAGATTTTTAAGGTCACATCAAAAAATTATCAGTCTATTAATAATATCACCAGTTTGCTTAATATTTTCTTGCCTATTTTTATTACCATGAATATATATGATATAAAACTAGGACGAAGAAAAAGGGTAGCAGTATACATTTTTCTTGCAGCTATATCCTTGGCTATGTTAGACTTAGAGATCTATGTTAATTGGTTCGGTACAGTCGTATTGGGAACCACTTGTATTGGAGTTATTGTTCAGTTCTATGGTATTGTTATGAAAAAAGAATTTAGACATATCATTCTGCTTAATAATGTAATTTATAGTTCAACATCCTTTTATAAAGATTTTATGGATACAAATCAAATGCCAAAAGGAACCGTCGATTTTCTCTTTCATATAACCTATATTGGAGCAGTTATTTATTTAGCTAGCTTTATTTTAATTTTCTTTTTACGTTATATGAAACAAGTCAAATCTCTCAAAGAAAAGGAGCATGAATTTGAAAGAATATCCCTTTTGAGGGGAATTAGCCATGATCTGAAGTTACCTCTTTCAGTCATTAAGAGCAGTAACCAGATAATTGAGCATTACGATATGCCTTTTGAGCAAAGAAAAAAATATATGAAGACTGGCTTAGAAGCAACTAAAGAATTGGAGAAAATGACTGAGAATATAAACAGCTATTTAAAGATAGGAGCTACCAAGTCAAAAGATATGACTACTAGCATTCATGATAGTTTTGAAAGATTAAAGGATCATTTTGATGTGTATAATCAAGAGAAAAAGTATGATTTCAGTGTTGTGATGGATGAAGAAGATGTTTTATTACCAATGGACCCTGTTCAATTTTATAGAATGGTCTTCAACCTTGTAGATAATGCTTTCAAGTATACAAGAGAAGATGGAAAAATCATCCTTGGATATCGTGTTAAGAAGGATGTAACCATATTTGTTAAAGATAATGGACTTGGCATGACAGAAGAGAAGATTAATAAAATCTTCGATCCATTTTATAGAATAGATACAAGTAGAAGTAATGAAGGATTAGGTCTTGGATTAAGTGTCGTTAAGGGAATTGTAGATAGTGTTAATGGTGAAATTCAGGTTGAAAGCATAATAGATACCGGAACCTTATTTAAGATCATCTTACCTATAAAATAA
- a CDS encoding AzlC family ABC transporter permease, whose translation MQKREQIKEGIVVSIPIIIGYIPIAIAFGILSKNTGITLIECVLFSALVFAGASQFMAINLIGLGTGGLEIVMTTFLVNFRHFLMSASLIPRLDQPKKKWFPLMAFGITDETFSVASFHNGKLSTELVLTIEISAYLSWVLGSGLGYMLEGLLPVMLRESMGIALYAMFAAFLIPEVKKSKKVFLLAVGSGSVNAFMGWLNVLSSGWNIVVSIVVVSLLGVFLTQPEAYQEEQEVTTCEQ comes from the coding sequence ATGCAAAAAAGAGAACAAATCAAAGAGGGGATAGTTGTCAGTATACCAATCATCATAGGTTACATCCCTATAGCGATTGCATTTGGTATTTTGAGTAAAAATACAGGAATTACATTAATAGAATGTGTTCTTTTTTCAGCCCTTGTATTTGCAGGAGCTAGTCAATTCATGGCTATAAATTTAATAGGTTTGGGGACAGGTGGACTTGAAATTGTGATGACCACTTTTTTAGTTAACTTCCGACACTTCTTAATGAGTGCATCTTTAATACCAAGGCTGGATCAACCTAAGAAAAAATGGTTTCCATTGATGGCTTTTGGAATTACTGATGAAACTTTTTCTGTTGCTTCATTCCATAATGGTAAGCTTAGTACCGAACTAGTTCTTACTATAGAAATATCTGCTTATTTATCATGGGTTTTAGGTAGTGGGCTGGGTTATATGTTAGAAGGATTGTTACCTGTCATGTTAAGAGAAAGTATGGGAATAGCCCTTTATGCTATGTTTGCCGCATTCTTAATACCTGAAGTCAAGAAATCAAAAAAAGTTTTTCTATTAGCAGTGGGTTCTGGGAGCGTGAATGCTTTTATGGGATGGCTTAATGTCCTTTCAAGTGGCTGGAACATAGTCGTATCCATAGTCGTTGTCTCATTATTAGGTGTATTCCTAACTCAACCTGAAGCGTATCAAGAGGAGCAGGAGGTGACCACTTGTGAGCAGTAA
- the kduD gene encoding 2-dehydro-3-deoxy-D-gluconate 5-dehydrogenase KduD, protein MILKQFSLEGKVAIVTGCSTGLGQGMTVGLAEAGADIVGVDYVEADETKALVEKLGRSYLGIKANLLTTEPIDSIIDAVVKKYGKVDILINNAGIIRREDAIDFTEKDWDDVMSINIKTLFFFSQRVAKQFIKQGTGGKIINIASMLSFQGGIRVPSYTASKSAVMGITKALANEWAQYNININAIAPGYMATNNTAALRADVDRNKAILDRITANRWGDPKDVAGPAVFLASEAANYINGYTVAVDGGWLAR, encoded by the coding sequence ATGATTTTAAAACAGTTTAGTTTAGAAGGTAAAGTAGCTATCGTAACTGGTTGCAGCACTGGACTTGGTCAAGGGATGACTGTAGGTCTTGCAGAAGCTGGAGCTGATATTGTAGGTGTAGACTATGTTGAAGCAGATGAAACAAAAGCATTAGTAGAAAAGCTTGGTAGAAGCTATTTAGGAATCAAGGCTAACTTATTAACCACGGAGCCAATAGATAGTATTATAGATGCAGTTGTAAAGAAGTATGGTAAGGTTGATATTCTCATTAATAATGCAGGGATCATTCGAAGAGAAGATGCTATAGATTTTACTGAAAAGGATTGGGATGACGTAATGAGCATCAATATAAAAACCTTATTTTTCTTTTCACAAAGAGTTGCCAAACAATTTATAAAGCAAGGTACTGGCGGCAAAATCATTAATATTGCTTCCATGCTTTCCTTCCAAGGTGGCATTCGAGTGCCATCCTATACAGCTAGCAAAAGTGCTGTTATGGGAATTACGAAAGCATTAGCCAATGAATGGGCTCAATACAACATTAACATTAATGCTATCGCTCCAGGTTATATGGCAACCAATAATACTGCTGCATTAAGAGCAGATGTAGATAGAAATAAAGCAATTTTAGATAGAATAACAGCAAATAGATGGGGAGATCCAAAAGATGTAGCTGGACCAGCCGTATTTTTGGCATCAGAAGCAGCTAATTATATCAACGGTTATACAGTAGCTGTTGATGGTGGATGGTTAGCAAGATAG
- a CDS encoding response regulator transcription factor, whose protein sequence is MELKVLVVEDNKALNDNIVDVLGFEGYESVSALNFSEAKKKIKSDQFHIILLDIMFPGGSGYQLIPLIREKSLCARILMLTALNDIESKRICYENGADDYITKPFDLKELVYKLNAIRRRVMSNMRVYHIGDIVFDLDLCELRCKEKIVTLSPSQVKIFKLLHQKYLQKTYLDKKEIFDTDIDESHRIQTFIGRLRNNLAYIRSERVYIETIYGKGYQLDVVQFKNEIDCK, encoded by the coding sequence ATGGAACTAAAAGTTTTGGTTGTAGAGGATAATAAAGCACTAAATGATAATATTGTTGATGTTCTAGGTTTTGAGGGGTATGAGTCAGTCAGTGCATTAAACTTCTCTGAAGCTAAGAAGAAGATTAAATCGGATCAATTTCATATTATTTTACTAGACATCATGTTCCCAGGGGGCAGTGGGTACCAGTTAATCCCTTTAATCAGAGAAAAGAGTTTATGTGCAAGAATTTTGATGTTAACTGCACTAAATGATATAGAAAGTAAGCGCATCTGCTATGAAAATGGTGCTGATGATTACATAACGAAGCCTTTTGATTTAAAGGAATTAGTGTATAAACTCAATGCTATTAGAAGGCGTGTTATGTCAAACATGCGGGTATATCATATTGGTGATATAGTCTTTGATTTAGATTTATGTGAACTCAGATGCAAGGAGAAGATAGTTACTCTTTCACCAAGTCAAGTGAAGATATTTAAATTACTTCATCAAAAATATCTACAAAAGACTTATCTTGATAAAAAAGAGATATTTGATACAGATATAGATGAAAGTCATCGCATTCAAACTTTTATCGGAAGATTACGAAATAATTTAGCATACATAAGAAGCGAGAGGGTTTATATTGAAACTATCTACGGAAAGGGTTATCAGTTAGATGTTGTACAATTTAAAAATGAAATTGACTGTAAATAG